AAAAACAAAGAAGCAGCTGACGAACTTTCAGCACTACCAAACGTTGAAGTAGTAGAAATTGATGTGACCGATGACCATTCGGTATCCAATGCATTTCAACAAACACTCTCAAAACACAGAAAAATTGATGTATTGGTCAACAATGCAGGTGTGACTGGTTTTGGGCTTTTGGAAGCCACTTCAATAGAACAAATCCGTAAAATGTTTGAAGTAAACTTTTATGGTGTTATTAGAGCTTATCAAGCTGTTTTACCAAGTATGCGTAAAGAAAAAAGTGGTCTTATAATCAATATAACATCAGGAGCTAGCGCACATACATTACCATTTATGATCCCTTATTTAGCTTCAAAGTTTGGTGTGGAAAGTATTGCAGAAGGTCTTCAAGCTGAGTTGGCTCAATTCAATATAGAAAATGTAACCATACAGCCAGGTGTTTATCCTACCGAAATGAACAATGGTAGCAAACAAGGAATTGGTGCAGACAAGCCAGAAGTTGCAGCAGCTTATGATCCTATTGCAACAGATATGTTTAACGCTATTGGAGCAGGATTGTTTGGTAAAATGCAAGAATTCAACATGAACCCACAAACAATTGCAGATGGAATATTAAACTTGGTAAGCATGCAAGACGGCACCAGACCATTACGCTACCCACTTGATGCTATTGCACAAGGTACAGACATTGAATTTATCAATGCTAGGGCAGAGATTAAAGAAAAATGGTTAGCCGCATATAACGGATAATATGTTTAATCAAACACGCTTATCCTAACTTGGATAAGCGTTTTAAACCTTAGATAACATGGAAATTATAGAAGCAATGAAGTGGCGTTATGCCACAAAAAGGATGTCAGGTAAAAAAATACCAGATAATACTATCAATAAAATTATTGAAGCTATGCACTTAGCTCCTTCAGGAATAGGTTTACAACCTTATGAAATTATCAGTATCACCAATAGTGAGCTAAAAAGTAAAATAGAGCCCATAGCATTTAATCAGAAACAAATTGTAGAAAGTTCACATTTGCTTGTCTTTGCAGCTTGGGATACTTATTCAAAGGAAAGAATTGATGGAGTTTTCGATTATTTGGCAAAACAGCGTAATATACCAATCGAAAAAACTTCAGGGCAAAGAAATTTTTCAAAACAGTTTTTTGGTGCTATGAGCGATGAGAACAATTTTCATCATGCAGCTAAACAGGCACATATTGCATTAGGTATAGCTATACTTACTGCAGCACTTGAAGGGATAGATGCTACTCCAATGGAAGGTTTTGACCCAATGGCTTTAGATGAATTACTGGGTTTAAAAGAAAAAGGATTGAAAAGTTCAATGCTATTAGCTTTAGGATATAGAGATGACAGTAACGACTGGAATTTAAACCTTAAAAAGGTAAGAAAACCATTATCGGAATTTTTAACAGAAATAAAATAGTCAAATATGAAAACAAAAATAATAATGCTGGCGATTTTGATATCAATGGGATTTAGTTCCAATTTATATGCACAAGAGTCTAACCCAAAAATAAATTCTGAAGAAAATAATAAAAAACAAAAAAAGCATACAGGTATGAGTACAGTAGAAATAGAAACTTTAGCAATAAAGCATTTGGATATATGGACAGATAAAAATGCAGAAAAGCGAAACAAGTCCATTAAAGAAGTTTATACAGTGGATGTAGAAATAGTTGACCCATTTTTTGTGATAAACGGGCATTCAAAACTGAATGATTTCATTGAAGAGTTACAAGCAAAACATCCTGGTTTTTCTTTCAGTATTTCTCAACCTATTGAAAGTCATAATAATATTGCTAGGCTGTTCTGGCAGTTTGGACCAGATACTAAGCCAGATACTATAACAGGACAAGACATATTTGTTATCGAAAATGAGAAAATAAAATCACTTTACATTTTTATTGACGGATTAGAAAATTAAAAATCAAACTATTTAAAAATTATAATCATGAGAACAATTTCAAATCTCCTTTTTGGAGAACGCAAAAGCAACAACTTTGCTTCGATAGGGTTATTAATATTACGCCTAATAGCAGGTTTTGGATTAATAATACATGGGTTGCCAAAACTTGCGGCACCTATGAGTTTCGCAGGAGATGCCTTTCCTGGCATTCTTCAGTTATTAGCAGTTATAAGTGAATTTGGTGGTGGTATTGCATTAATACTTGGCATTTTTGTACCATTGGCATCACTGGGAGCTTCCATTACTATGTTTGTGGGTATTATTTTTATGCATATTCCCTTTAAAGATCCTATTTATCGTATAACCGTAAAATATTCGTTTGAAGGTGATGGTGATCCTTTTTTTGGGTTTCCACTATGGTTGGCTAAAGCAGACGGACATAGTGCAGCTGGATCGGGTTCAGCAGAACTTGCGCTACTGTATTTTATTATAGCATTATGTTTGTTTTTTGTTGGAGGTGGGCATTATTCCCTAGATCATTATTTGAGATTTAGAAAACAAAAGTAATTTCAGTAAGCAAGATATCTACAGGTTCAGATATCTTGCTTTTTAGTTTTTTTACAATCTTTATTAATAACAGCTTAATATGCTCAATAAACATATTTGAGCTTTTGAGCAAAGTTTCACCCTTTAAATCAAACTACTTTTGCATTGTATTAAAAAACAAGATATGAGTAAAATAGTATTAATAACTGGAGCTTCTTCAGGTATGGGTAAAACAACAGCCGAATTGTTGTTAAAAAAAGGGTTTGTAGTTTATGGTGCAGCTCGAAGAATTGATAAGATGAATGATTTACAACAATTGGGTGCAAAAATTCTTTGCATGGATGTAACTGATGATGCTACAATGGTTTCCGGTGTTGAAGAAATTATCAAAAATGAAGGGTGTATTGATGTATTAATTAACAATGCTGGTTTTGGGTTTTATGGCGCTGTAGAAGATGTATCTATAAAAGATGCGCGTTATCAGTTGGATGTTAATGTATTTGGTGCTGTTAGATTGATACAATTAGTTTTACCTTATATGAGAAAAAACCAGTTCGGTAAGATTGTAAATATATCTTCCATTGGTGGAAAACTGGCAAATCCATTTGGAGGATGGTATCACGCAAGTAAATTTGCTTTAGAAGCTTTAAGTGACAGTTTGCGAATGGAGGTTAAGCATTTCGGCATAGACGTCATTGTTATAGAACCTGGAGGAGTCAAATCTGAATGGAGTGATATAGCTATGGAAAATGCCCGTAAAGTTTCTGAAAAAGGAGTTTACGTAACAATGGTTAATAAAATGATAGAAACAGGTAAAAAGTTTAAAGAGAAAAATGCCGAACCAG
The genomic region above belongs to Mariniflexile litorale and contains:
- a CDS encoding oxidoreductase, giving the protein MSKIVLITGASSGMGKTTAELLLKKGFVVYGAARRIDKMNDLQQLGAKILCMDVTDDATMVSGVEEIIKNEGCIDVLINNAGFGFYGAVEDVSIKDARYQLDVNVFGAVRLIQLVLPYMRKNQFGKIVNISSIGGKLANPFGGWYHASKFALEALSDSLRMEVKHFGIDVIVIEPGGVKSEWSDIAMENARKVSEKGVYVTMVNKMIETGKKFKEKNAEPEIIANLILKAITVNKPKTRYSGGFMAKPLLLMKKIVSDKMMDKIILSQFKGKK
- a CDS encoding nitroreductase family protein, whose translation is MEIIEAMKWRYATKRMSGKKIPDNTINKIIEAMHLAPSGIGLQPYEIISITNSELKSKIEPIAFNQKQIVESSHLLVFAAWDTYSKERIDGVFDYLAKQRNIPIEKTSGQRNFSKQFFGAMSDENNFHHAAKQAHIALGIAILTAALEGIDATPMEGFDPMALDELLGLKEKGLKSSMLLALGYRDDSNDWNLNLKKVRKPLSEFLTEIK
- a CDS encoding nuclear transport factor 2 family protein, translating into MKTKIIMLAILISMGFSSNLYAQESNPKINSEENNKKQKKHTGMSTVEIETLAIKHLDIWTDKNAEKRNKSIKEVYTVDVEIVDPFFVINGHSKLNDFIEELQAKHPGFSFSISQPIESHNNIARLFWQFGPDTKPDTITGQDIFVIENEKIKSLYIFIDGLEN
- a CDS encoding DoxX family protein, with the translated sequence MRTISNLLFGERKSNNFASIGLLILRLIAGFGLIIHGLPKLAAPMSFAGDAFPGILQLLAVISEFGGGIALILGIFVPLASLGASITMFVGIIFMHIPFKDPIYRITVKYSFEGDGDPFFGFPLWLAKADGHSAAGSGSAELALLYFIIALCLFFVGGGHYSLDHYLRFRKQK
- a CDS encoding SDR family oxidoreductase; the protein is MSKVIFITGTSSGFGKLTTITLSKAGYTVIAGMRGVSGKNKEAADELSALPNVEVVEIDVTDDHSVSNAFQQTLSKHRKIDVLVNNAGVTGFGLLEATSIEQIRKMFEVNFYGVIRAYQAVLPSMRKEKSGLIINITSGASAHTLPFMIPYLASKFGVESIAEGLQAELAQFNIENVTIQPGVYPTEMNNGSKQGIGADKPEVAAAYDPIATDMFNAIGAGLFGKMQEFNMNPQTIADGILNLVSMQDGTRPLRYPLDAIAQGTDIEFINARAEIKEKWLAAYNG